A region of Pseudopipra pipra isolate bDixPip1 chromosome 10, bDixPip1.hap1, whole genome shotgun sequence DNA encodes the following proteins:
- the EIF2B5 gene encoding translation initiation factor eIF2B subunit epsilon, translating into MEMQHKHITDRKRSKKTSQLPKPGITGVASKDIPRGHRGMSAGAFRPSPGGSSAIAGSCATLQSLSHRGTAIKRPSLGRGGAAGCGERMGGGGNEELPPRSRRDAPPRAVVSPPGARRRWRRGRKRKRCGPRAEMAARGTARRGPGTGAARGPDPQDEPPPPLQAVLVADSFNRRFFPISKDRPRALLPMANVAMIDYTLEFLTATGVEETFVFCCWKSAEIKEHLQKSKWCRHTSPNTVRFVTSDLYRSLGDVLRDVDAKSLVRSDFILVTGDVVSNFNISKALEEHKLRRKMEKNVSVMTMIFKESSPGHHARCKEDDIVIAMDSATNRVLHYQRTQGLKRFRFPMSLFQNSIENVEVRHDLLDCHISICSPQVAELFTDNFDYQTRDDFVRGLLVNEEVLGNQIHMHVTTEEYGAHICNLLMYEAVCSDIIRRWVYPLTPEMNFTDDKNQSYTHSKHNIYRGVDVSLGHGSILEENVLIGQGTVIGSNCSITNSVIGQNCRIGDKVVLDGAFLWDRVHIADNVEIHHSVVCDEAEVKEKVKLKPHCVLSSQVVVGPGITLSEGTVISLHPPDEEEEDDDQFSDDSGVNKEESKVKLKGYNKKDVGSEGRGYLWKPDDKNEEDEEEQRQSLWGPAMHSEEESESDSDLSMGSEEPDSRAASPQLDDIKVFQNEVLGTLQRGEEENISCDNLVLEINSLKYAYNIGLKEMMQVLSKVILEFPLQQLDANLDSQSYFSALLPLLKNWTPLFKNYIKRASDHLNALCAIEEFFLEHDSLCASIAKVLMTFYQLEILEEDVILNWFSLRDTSDKGKQLRKNQRLQKFIQWLEEAEEESSDGDQD; encoded by the exons ATGGAAATGCAGCACAAACACATCACTGATAGGAAGCGTAGCAAGAAAACATCGCAGCTCCCAAAACCGGGCATCACCGGAGTCGCATCAAAGGACATCCCCCGAGGCCACCGAGGGATGTCTGCGGGGGCGTTCAGGCCTTCCCCCGGCGGGTCCTCGGCCATAGCAGGGAGCTGTGCTACTCTTCAGTCGCTCTCTCATCGGGGCACGGCGATAAAACGCCCCTCCCTTGGCCGCGGAGGCGCTGCCGGGTGTGGCGAGAGGATGGGCGGGGGGGGCAACGAGGAactcccgccccgctcccgccgggaCGCGCCGCCCCGCGCTGTTGTGTCCCCGCCGGGCGCCCGTCGGCGCTGGCGGCGCGGGCGGAAGCGGAAGCGCTGTGGGCCGCGTGCGGAGATGGCGGCCCGCGGTACCGCGCGGCGCGGACCGGGAACGGGGGCCGCCCGCGGGCCCGACCCGCAGGacgagccgccgccgccgctccagGCCGTGCTAGTCGCCGACAGCTTCAACCGCCGCTTTTTCCCGATCTCCAAGGACCGGCCACGG gctcTTTTACCTATGGCAAATGTGGCCATGATTGACTATACCTTGGAATTCCTAACAGCAACTGGAGTAGAAGaaacttttgttttctgctgttggAAGTCAGCTGAGATAAAAGAGCATTTGCA aAAATCCAAGTGGTGCCGCCACACGTCTCCCAACACGGTGCGGTTTGTGACCTCGGACCTGTACCGCTCCCTCGGTGACGTCCTGCGGGACGTGGATGCCAAGTCCCTCGTTCGTTCTGACTTCATTCTCGTCACTGGGGATGTGGTGTCCAATTTCAATATATCCAAAGCCCTGGAGGAGCACAA GTTGCGTCGTAAGATGGAGAAGAATGTTTCTGTGATGACGATGATATTCAAGGAGTCCTCCCCTGGCCACCATGCCAGGTGCAAAGAGGATGACATTGTTATTGCTATGGACAGTGCCACAAACCGTGTCCTTCACTACCAGAGAACCCAGGGGCTGAAACGATTCCGCTTTCCTATG agTCTGTTCCAGAACTCTATTGAGAACGTCGAGGTGCGCCATGACTTGCTGGATTGTCACATCAGCATCTGCTCTCCACAG GTGGCTGAGCTGTTCACAGACAATTTTGACTACCAGACACGGGATGACTTTGTGCGTGGTCTGTTGGTGAATGAGGAG GTCCTGGGGAACCAGATCCATATGCATGTAACGACGGAAGAGTATGGTGCTCATATATGCAACCTGCTAATGTATGAGGCTGTGTGCTCCGACATCATCCGGCGCTGGGTTTATCCTCTCACTCCGGAGATGAACTTCACTGATGACAAGAACCAGAGTTACACGCATTCCAAACACAACATTTACCGAGGGGTGGATGTTAGCCTTGGCCATGGCAGCATCCTGGAAGAGAATGTGCTCATCGGGCAGGGAACGGTCATTGGCAGCAACTGCTCCATCACAAACAGTGTTATTGGGCAGAACTGTAGGATAG GTGATAAAGTTGTTTTGGACGGAGCTTTCCTGTGGGACAGAGTACACATAGCAGATAATGTGGAGATCCACCATTCTGTTGTCTGTGACGAGGCTGAAGTGAAGGAGAAAGTAAAGCTAAAGCCCCACTGTGTCCTCTCTTCTCAG GTAGTAGTAGGTCCTGGCATTACTCTCTCTGAGGGCACAGTGATCTCTCTGCACCCCCcagatgaggaggaagaggacgATGACCAGTTCAGCGATGATTCTGGTGTGAACAAGGAGGAGAGCAAAGTGAAACTGAAAG gttacaaTAAAAAGGACGTAGGCTCAGAGGGCAGAGGCTATCTCTGGAAACCAGATGACAAGAATGAAGAGGATGAAGAAGAGCAGAGACAAAGCCTGTGGG gcCCAGCTATGCATTCAGAGGAAGAGAGCGAGTCAGACAGTGACCTGAGCATGGGCTCTGAGGAGCCAGATAGTCGGGCAGCATCCCCTCAGCTGGATGACATCAAAG TTTTCCAGAATGAAGTTCTGGGTACATTACAGAGGggtgaagaagaaaacatttcctgtgACAACCTGGTCCTGGAAATAAACTCCCTCAA ATACGCATATAACATTGGCCTGAAGGAGATGATGCAGGTGCTCAGTAAAGTGATCCTGGAgttcccactgcagcagctggatgCAAACCTGGACTCCCAAAGCTATTTCTCCGCATTACTTCCT CTGTTGAAGAACTGGACCCCGTTGTTTAAGAACTACATAAAACGAGCATCAGATCACTTGAATGCCTTATGTGCCATTGAGGAATTCTTCCTGGAACATGACAGTCTCTGTGCATCGATAGCTAAA GTGTTGATGACATTTTACCAGCTGGAAATTCTGGAAGAAGATGTAATTCTCAATTGGTTCTCTTTGCGGGACACGTCTGACAAAGGAAAGCAGCTTCGGAAAAACCAGCGG CTCCAGAAGTTTATCCAATggctggaggaggcagaggaggagtcGTCTGATGGCGACCAAGACTGA